The DNA region AGCTTACGGGCTTCAAAAAAACAAGGTACGGTCAGTCTCATCACTCGCAGGCGCTATTGGAGCGCCATAAACCGAATCTACCAATTCGCGCTGTCACAGAAGTGGGTGAATGCAAATCCGGCTCTTGGCTTGCTGGGGGAGGACATGCCGCCAAGCGAGGATCCCAAGGGGACCATCCTCTCAAATGCGCTCTGGAAAGCAGCGTTTGCTGCCTTCCCAGTTGGTGATGACCTGATTGAGAGGCGAAATCGCGCGATATTGATGGTAATTTTTCATCTTGGACTTGCTCCCAGAGAGATACGGCAACTGACGGTGAAGGACGTATTGATCGAAGGAGATGAGGATCCACGCAAGGCAATTCCGAATGGCAAGATCACTGCGTTGCGGGTAGAAAACGAAACACGCGGAGACCACAGGGTCATGCATGTGCCAGCGTCAGTGGCGAAAGCCCTCGGAGAATGGCTGTCCGCCCGTAAGTGCTATGAGCCGGCCCAAGATCATGAGGTGCTGTTTTGTTCGCGGAAATCGCCATCCATGTCTATGCACGCACTCCTGTATCTGGTGACCAAAACCATTCGAACGGCATGTCAAAGCAGTAACCTGCCGTCTCCCGCGCGTCTGGGGCCACAGGTTGTCCGAAACACCGTCCTTGTGCGATGGCTCAATAGTGACTTCACTGTCGAACAAGTGGTGAAGGCTGCAGGTCTGAAGAACGCGAAAGGGCTGTACCACCTTCGTGACTTAGTGCACCACGAGGTGCGCATTGCGATCTCAAAACACGTGCACGAGGGGATCGGTCTGATCTAAGCGGCCTTGCCCCCGGTCATCAATGGCTGTAGCCTTCCCCGCATGGAACGCGCGACTCCTACTTTTCACGGATTGGATGCTGATCAGCTAACTCAGCTAGCAAGGGAAGCTGTGGCCAACGCGGTCGCATCGAACGCACGCGCTGGCATCCCCCTCACCGGGTATGTCGATGGCCGCGTGCAGACGATCCAGGCTTCCGACCCCCGGATTGCAAAGTTCCTGCAGAAGCAAAGCGCTGGCCTTTGTGTCCCGTCCATTCAGATCGAACGCGATCCAGACACGTGATTGCTGGTGGGCAATGTGCCAGGAATCCCAGGTGCGTACACCCAAGGTGAAACCATCGAAGAACGCTGCGCACACCTGACAGAGGTATTGGAGATGCTGCAAGAACACACCGCAGTCGCCCTCAAAAGGCAGCCTTTCGTACTGGGATGATGTGGGCTTCATCCTCAATGGACGACGCGTCATGGTGTGGTGGCGGCATCCTCGGGACATCTTAAAAGAAGCTATCTCCTCCCTGGCTTGGGACGAGGCTGGTGACGGCCCCCGGGATCGCTGGCTGATCGAAGGGGGAACCCAGAACTACAAAAAAGTTGGCAAATCGGGCCGGCGGAAAAAGCTGAGCAGCTACACCAGTCGCGAGCCTTCGGTGGCGCAGAGACAACACTACGCCACGCTATTCCAGATTGAGGAAAGGTTGATGAGGGATGGGATCGACCTGGAAGTTCGCCCGTCATGGAAATGGGAGCGTCTCAGTTGGGCCATGGGCGTGACCCTGGCGGCACCACTTGAAGTGCGCAATGAGCAAGAGGTCGCAGAAGTGGCCCACCTGGCCCGCAACCTCATCTTGCGCAAAACCACGTTGGCACAGGAATTCCCGGACTATGTGTACGATCGGGTCAGCTGGCTGCGTGACCAAGCCGTATTGACTGCGCAATCACCCAACGAACCACGCAACTCAGCCGCACACGGGCTTGTGATGGCCCTTCGATAACAGGCCGTAGAAGAACGAAGGTGGCGGTTAATGACCGTTCATGGCTCTACAGGCCATTTTGCAAGTCGCTGTTCTTGACTGACGGCCGTACAGGCCTGAGCACGACCAGTGGGGAACTGCTTGTGGCTCGATTCCGGAAGCTTCTTTGAAAACACCAGGTATCAAAGCGGCAGAGCGAATCCGGCAGCTGGAAGCACAAACATGATGTCAACGGGTCCACTCTCTTGCCGATGCGGCTGCAGACCGAAGGCGCGCTAGATGCGGCTGACGGCCGTTTGCGTCATGCATGTTTCCTGAGCCATCGTGCAAGTGCTGCTGCGCTACGTCGGACGGTCTGCGACGATACTTGCCGCGCACCCTGTCACTTTGGAATCGAGCGCTGCGGTTGTTTCCCGATCGGGAAACATATGGATAGATCATGTCCTAACCGAACTGAACATTCCCGATCGGGAAATATTGCTTGCACATAGTCCGGTTATGGCTGATAATTTCCCGAACGGGAAACGTAGCGAGCCATGACATCCATTCGATCCCCGCAACAACTCGGTGATGCACTGCGTGCCGCACGCAAACAGCTCGGGCTGACACAGCCTCAGCTGGCTCTGGCGGCTGGGGTAGGGGTGCGCTTCATTGTCGAGCTTGAAGCAGGCAAACCCACCTTGCGACTGGAAAACGTGCTACGGGTCATTGATGCCCTGGGTGGTGAGATTCAGTTGAGCGGGTTGCCATCAACCGTAGTCGACGATCAATGTGAAGGTGGCAACCATGGTGCATGAACTGGAAGTCTGGGTTTTTGCAGATCGTGTCGGCACGTTGGCGCTGGTTGATGGTCGACTCAACTTTTGCTACCTACCCGATTGGCTGTCACACAAGGACGCCATCACCTTGTCTGCCTCGCTGCCCCTGCAAGCGGAGCCGTTCGACGATCGCAAAACGCGCCCCTTCTTTGCGGGTCTTCTGCCCGAAGGGCAGATGCGCCGCTTGATTGCGAAACAATTCCAAGTTTCAGGCCAGAACGACTTTGCACTGCTGGACCACATTGGCGGCGAATGCGCCGGGGCTGTGACGTTCCTGGAGCCGGGGCAAGCTTTGCCTGTGCCGACCCGTAGCGATGACGTTCAATGGCTGAGCGACGAGGAAGTTGTTGCCATCCTGAATGAATTACCGCGCCGCCCCATGTTGGCAGGCCAAGACGGCTTGCGGCTTTCATTGGCAGGTGCCCAGGACAAACTACCGGTGGTGTTTGACGGTGCCCG from Acidovorax sp. T1 includes:
- a CDS encoding tyrosine-type recombinase/integrase, which encodes MSDLPLQENHLLSPVPRPLGPEVFELWFNNRANDDRDWLTPKGAVLYRLIWKRWLTSLSQHANIDGQAMSATAWHKATAVDVHNFINGSLRASKKQGTVSLITRRRYWSAINRIYQFALSQKWVNANPALGLLGEDMPPSEDPKGTILSNALWKAAFAAFPVGDDLIERRNRAILMVIFHLGLAPREIRQLTVKDVLIEGDEDPRKAIPNGKITALRVENETRGDHRVMHVPASVAKALGEWLSARKCYEPAQDHEVLFCSRKSPSMSMHALLYLVTKTIRTACQSSNLPSPARLGPQVVRNTVLVRWLNSDFTVEQVVKAAGLKNAKGLYHLRDLVHHEVRIAISKHVHEGIGLI
- a CDS encoding helix-turn-helix transcriptional regulator, coding for MTSIRSPQQLGDALRAARKQLGLTQPQLALAAGVGVRFIVELEAGKPTLRLENVLRVIDALGGEIQLSGLPSTVVDDQCEGGNHGA